The proteins below come from a single Sorghum bicolor cultivar BTx623 chromosome 4, Sorghum_bicolor_NCBIv3, whole genome shotgun sequence genomic window:
- the LOC110434799 gene encoding uncharacterized protein LOC110434799 — MQAEDWLKAVDKQLVIAQCNDWEKVLYGSRQLQEATQDWWDSYCFAHQDPDTITWDQFKAAFKAHHVPTGLVKLKKKEFLSLKQGSMTICEYRDKFTQLMRYCLNEVENDEDKQDHFLEGLNDGLSYMMSNVKYASFQEMVDRALVLESKRRKMEDKKRKYSSSQQQAGASRPRYNNQQGPQSRSAYQSGNQGPQQNVRYNNQSQQTSQRYNNNQVQRPASQAPRENAPAPSESR, encoded by the coding sequence ATGCAAGCTGAGGACTGGCTTAAGGCTGTGGACAAGCAGCTGgtcattgctcagtgcaatgacTGGGAGAAGGTCTTGTATGGCTCTAGACAGCTACAGGAAGCCACCCAGGACTGGTGGGACTCTTACTGCTTCGCGCATCAGGACCCAGACACTATCACCTGGGATCAGTTCAAGGCTGCCTTCAAAGCTCATCATGTTCCTACCGGTTTAGTGAAGCTAAAGAAGAAGGAGTTTCTGTCTCTCAAACAGGGCTCCATGACTATCTGTGAGTATCGTGACAAGTTCACTCAGTTGATGCGGTATTGTCTAAATGAGGTGGAAAATGATGAGGACAAGCAAGATCACTTCCTGGAGGGTCTGAATGATGGCTTATCCTATATGATGtcgaatgtcaagtatgctagcttCCAAGAGATGGTGGACAGGGCACTGGTGCTTGAGAGCAAGCGCCGCAAGATGgaagacaagaagaggaagtataGTTCCTCTCAGCAACAGGCTGGTGCCAGTCGTCCCCGTTACAACAATCAACAGGGCCCTCAGTCTCGCTCGGCGTATCAGTCTGGCAACCAAGGACCACAGCAGAATGTTAGGTACAACAACCAGAGTCAGCAGACCAGTCAGCGTTACAACAACAATCAGGTGCAGCGCCCCGCTAGTCAGGCGCCTCGCGAGAATGCTCCAGCACCATCAGAATCTCGCTAG